The Shewanella sp. KX20019 genome window below encodes:
- a CDS encoding chemotaxis protein has protein sequence MTAMFRFCFIVVTGVLVAGCSLLEIKLESGIDPLPKDQLNMRVFSRDFSTVFYSQVESAADLIERNSDSVPIKSNSLMWKINAEQNLQHTIFQASPTAAMVDTWVFTAQMAQFFEFGAGKNVFGEQQQTAIDVSNHLRDQFERTIKNFAVASFQKNQDFVTQYVAKHPIKDMSFTRQSAFTDWLAYNELSEFDAVTTFGTVPEVMSDISDRMAMIAEQMPKILGWKAELYALHSNINAEEVQATLVSISDTSAKFQQLMAQSPQMMQALAVDMRRELTPLLTQLSAATDDKLSQLSVERQALELMVKNERVSLEAMVSRERAAAAVDLEKISEQTVKVVFEEVSKTLKSLILYFVLFLLVVFFAPLGLGVWLGKRMQRSAGNSIDNKV, from the coding sequence ATGACGGCGATGTTTCGCTTTTGCTTTATCGTTGTTACTGGGGTGTTGGTTGCAGGGTGTTCCCTGTTGGAGATCAAGTTAGAAAGCGGCATTGATCCCTTGCCTAAAGATCAGTTGAACATGCGCGTTTTTAGCCGCGATTTTAGTACCGTTTTCTATAGCCAGGTGGAAAGTGCTGCCGATTTGATTGAACGAAACAGCGATAGCGTGCCGATTAAATCGAACTCTTTGATGTGGAAAATTAATGCTGAGCAGAATCTGCAACACACCATATTTCAAGCATCGCCTACTGCCGCCATGGTTGATACTTGGGTGTTTACTGCACAGATGGCACAGTTCTTTGAATTCGGCGCAGGTAAAAATGTGTTTGGTGAGCAGCAGCAAACAGCTATCGATGTCAGTAACCATCTGAGAGATCAGTTTGAACGCACGATTAAAAATTTTGCTGTAGCAAGTTTTCAAAAAAACCAGGATTTCGTTACGCAGTATGTAGCTAAGCATCCCATCAAGGATATGTCGTTTACCCGGCAGTCGGCCTTTACTGATTGGCTTGCGTACAATGAACTGAGTGAGTTTGATGCAGTAACGACCTTTGGTACAGTGCCCGAGGTGATGAGTGATATCTCTGACCGCATGGCAATGATAGCCGAGCAGATGCCAAAAATATTGGGCTGGAAAGCCGAACTTTATGCGCTACATTCCAATATTAACGCCGAGGAAGTACAGGCCACCTTGGTGAGTATTAGTGATACCTCTGCCAAATTTCAACAGCTGATGGCGCAAAGTCCACAGATGATGCAGGCATTGGCAGTCGATATGCGCAGAGAGTTAACGCCACTGTTGACGCAGCTAAGTGCAGCAACCGATGACAAACTTAGCCAGTTATCTGTCGAGAGGCAAGCGTTGGAACTGATGGTTAAAAATGAGCGTGTTTCATTAGAAGCCATGGTGAGCAGAGAGCGAGCTGCTGCTGCGGTTGATTTAGAGAAAATCTCAGAGCAAACCGTTAAAGTGGTTTTCGAAGAGGTCAGTAAAACGCTCAAAAGCCTAATACTCTATTTTGTGTTGTTCTTGCTGGTGGTCTTTTTTGCGCCGCTGGGACTGGGTGTATGGTTGGGTAAGAGAATGCAGAGATCAGCAGGCAATTCAATAGACAATAAAGTTTAG
- a CDS encoding methyltransferase translates to MSNFLAEFSCIDTLLTQSRSLWQNRSFECTDLPWKDDFPQLANVVWQLNDNDLDMIDASQSHLVDTLLPALKNDLANNNQDWELSLLAPNRGNLANDKQQTLAAEASLSLAGGITAAERPHFSAHIKGRKWQQITAFIEHLPDTTLPVLEWCAGKGHLGRLIAKTTGRSVVSLEWQQSLCAAGQQFADKWLLPQRFVCADAFAGQDEQLVQQQLAVALHACGDLHVTLLKHAADAGTQQVVISPCCYHLIQAQHYQPLSMAAKTSDLLLTRADLQLPLQQSMVASAKQGQYRLQEIAWRLGFDSLQREMRHVDEYLPIPSIKQSQLNGEFEAFCRWAADCKQVPLIATIDWVHYHAIGRERQRLTRRIDLVAHLFRAVLEKWLLVDRVCFLEECGYQVELSEFCANSITPRNALISAFK, encoded by the coding sequence ATGTCTAATTTTTTAGCCGAGTTTAGTTGTATCGATACTCTGCTGACTCAAAGCCGAAGCCTGTGGCAGAACCGTAGTTTTGAATGCACAGATCTGCCTTGGAAGGATGATTTTCCGCAATTGGCAAACGTTGTGTGGCAACTTAATGATAATGACCTCGATATGATTGATGCGTCACAATCTCATCTTGTGGATACTTTATTACCGGCCCTTAAAAATGATTTGGCGAATAACAATCAAGACTGGGAGCTTAGCCTGTTGGCGCCTAATCGTGGCAATCTAGCCAATGACAAGCAGCAAACACTAGCCGCTGAAGCATCTTTGAGCTTAGCAGGAGGCATTACTGCTGCTGAACGCCCCCATTTTAGTGCGCATATAAAAGGCCGTAAGTGGCAACAGATCACGGCTTTTATTGAACATTTGCCGGATACTACCTTGCCTGTTCTAGAGTGGTGTGCAGGAAAAGGGCATTTAGGGCGCTTGATCGCAAAAACGACTGGACGCAGTGTGGTGAGTTTGGAGTGGCAACAGAGCCTGTGCGCTGCCGGTCAGCAGTTTGCAGATAAATGGCTATTACCACAACGTTTTGTCTGTGCAGATGCGTTTGCGGGCCAGGATGAGCAGTTAGTGCAGCAACAGTTAGCCGTGGCGCTGCATGCATGCGGCGATCTGCATGTCACTCTGTTAAAGCATGCTGCAGACGCAGGTACCCAGCAGGTAGTGATATCACCGTGCTGTTATCACCTTATTCAAGCTCAACATTACCAGCCACTTTCAATGGCGGCTAAGACAAGTGACTTACTACTGACTCGAGCCGATCTGCAACTGCCTTTGCAACAAAGCATGGTAGCCAGTGCTAAACAGGGCCAATATCGATTGCAAGAGATTGCTTGGCGATTAGGATTTGATTCTTTGCAACGAGAGATGCGTCATGTGGATGAGTATTTACCTATCCCATCGATTAAGCAAAGCCAGTTGAATGGCGAATTTGAAGCTTTCTGTCGTTGGGCAGCGGACTGCAAACAAGTGCCCTTGATTGCAACGATTGACTGGGTGCATTATCACGCCATTGGGCGTGAACGACAGCGACTGACTCGCCGCATTGATTTAGTGGCACACCTTTTTAGAGCGGTATTAGAAAAATGGCTATTAGTTGACCGAGTTTGCTTTTTAGAAGAGTGTGGATACCAGGTTGAGCTGAGTGAATTTTGTGCAAACAGTATAACACCCCGAAATGCACTAATTAGCGCATTTAAATAG
- a CDS encoding 3-oxoacyl-ACP synthase III: MKYSRVFINSMAYELAPEVVSTSELESRLAPLYKKFRIPMGQLAALTGIHERRWWPKGHRLSDGALAAAHKAIDETDVQISDLGAVVYTGVCRDQHEPATACRIAAELGVSKDTAIYDISNACLGVLSGILDIANRIELGQIKAGLVVSCESARHIVDITIDKMLAEPTMQNFAQSLATLTGGSGAVAVLLTDGSLNLKGARQHQLLGASHLSAPQHYDLCQWGLEEAGPQLYREYMRTNGVALLKEGVELARHTWSHFLDQRSWLVEQVDKVICHQVGSSNRRNVLQALNIPEEKEFPTYKLLGNMGTVSLPVTAAMAHDQGFLKSGDQVSFLGIGSGLNCMMLGLKW, translated from the coding sequence ATGAAATATTCCCGCGTTTTTATCAATAGCATGGCCTACGAATTAGCGCCTGAAGTTGTTTCGACTTCGGAGCTTGAATCTCGTTTAGCGCCGTTATACAAAAAGTTTCGTATTCCGATGGGGCAACTTGCTGCATTGACTGGGATCCATGAACGACGTTGGTGGCCAAAAGGGCACAGGTTGTCTGACGGAGCATTAGCTGCGGCGCACAAGGCGATTGATGAAACCGATGTCCAGATAAGCGATTTAGGTGCGGTGGTTTACACTGGCGTTTGTCGTGATCAACATGAACCCGCAACAGCATGTCGTATCGCCGCTGAGCTTGGCGTATCTAAAGATACGGCGATTTACGATATCAGTAATGCGTGTTTAGGCGTGTTGTCCGGTATTTTAGATATCGCAAACCGTATCGAATTAGGTCAAATCAAAGCCGGCCTTGTCGTTTCATGTGAATCCGCTCGTCACATTGTAGATATCACCATCGACAAAATGCTTGCCGAACCGACAATGCAAAATTTTGCACAGTCGCTAGCCACATTAACGGGTGGTTCTGGTGCGGTAGCGGTTTTATTGACCGATGGAAGCTTAAACCTAAAAGGTGCGCGTCAGCATCAGTTGTTAGGAGCTAGTCATCTGTCAGCGCCGCAACATTACGACTTATGCCAATGGGGGCTTGAAGAAGCGGGTCCTCAGTTATACCGAGAATATATGCGCACTAATGGTGTCGCTTTACTGAAAGAGGGTGTTGAACTCGCGCGCCATACCTGGAGCCATTTCTTAGATCAGCGTAGTTGGTTAGTTGAGCAAGTTGATAAAGTCATTTGTCATCAAGTGGGCTCATCAAACCGCCGTAATGTGCTTCAAGCGTTGAATATTCCGGAAGAAAAAGAGTTTCCAACCTATAAACTACTGGGCAACATGGGCACAGTATCATTGCCTGTTACTGCTGCAATGGCCCACGATCAAGGCTTTTTGAAAAGCGGCGATCAAGTAAGCTTTTTAGGGATTGGTAGTGGCTTAAACTGCATGATGTTAGGCCTTAAGTGGTAA
- a CDS encoding alpha/beta fold hydrolase, which translates to MLDTLHPFKRNYLDRNGNKLQYVNEGSGEPVVMVHGNPSWSFYYRNLISALSGKHQCIVPDHIGCGLSDKPDDSCYDYTLKSRIDDLEALLEHLDVKENITLVVHDWGGMIGMGYAARYPERIKRLVILNTGAFHLPKTKPFPWALSICRNTFVGTCLVRGFNAFASAASYVGVKRKPMHKDIRAAYVAPFNSWANRISTLRFVQDIPLKPGDRNYDMVSDIAASLDKFAKVPTVICWGLQDFVFDKHFLAEWKQRMPHAQVHEFADCGHYILEDASDEVIAHISTFIDENSIEVVQDSVA; encoded by the coding sequence ATGTTAGACACTCTGCACCCATTTAAACGTAATTATTTAGATAGAAACGGCAATAAACTTCAGTACGTGAATGAAGGTTCTGGCGAACCTGTGGTTATGGTTCACGGAAATCCAAGTTGGTCGTTTTACTATCGTAATCTGATTAGCGCGTTAAGCGGTAAGCATCAATGTATTGTGCCTGACCATATTGGTTGTGGCCTTTCTGATAAGCCTGATGATAGCTGCTATGATTACACCTTAAAAAGCCGCATAGATGACCTTGAAGCACTGCTTGAGCATCTAGACGTTAAAGAGAATATTACTCTAGTCGTCCACGACTGGGGCGGCATGATAGGTATGGGCTATGCAGCTCGTTATCCAGAGCGCATAAAGCGTTTAGTTATTCTCAACACGGGTGCGTTTCATCTTCCTAAGACAAAACCTTTCCCATGGGCACTTTCAATCTGCCGCAATACCTTTGTTGGTACTTGCTTAGTGCGTGGCTTTAATGCTTTTGCATCGGCAGCATCTTATGTAGGTGTAAAGCGTAAGCCTATGCATAAAGACATTCGTGCAGCTTACGTTGCACCATTTAACTCTTGGGCCAATCGTATCTCTACCTTACGTTTTGTGCAGGATATTCCGTTAAAGCCAGGCGATCGTAATTACGACATGGTGTCAGATATTGCCGCAAGCCTAGATAAGTTTGCCAAAGTACCTACCGTCATTTGCTGGGGACTGCAGGATTTCGTATTTGATAAGCACTTTTTAGCTGAATGGAAACAACGAATGCCTCATGCTCAAGTGCATGAGTTTGCAGATTGTGGCCACTATATTCTGGAAGATGCCTCTGATGAAGTCATTGCGCATATCAGCACTTTTATTGATGAAAATAGTATTGAAGTAGTACAAGACTCGGTGGCGTAA
- the oleC gene encoding olefin beta-lactone synthetase gives MTSPLESKHVAANLCRHLVDAANNIPDSLAVAVQHSSGQAVECLSYEEMDFQTLNAKSDQIAAALIKFGLTPGMKAVLMVTPSIDFFCLTFALFKAGIIPILVDPGMGVKNLKQCFIEADPDVFIGIPKAHIARRLFGWGKHSVKHLITVGGGKLVNKFTGAINLEKIVSKVSDDQAFKLQWLADDAMAAILFTSGSTGTPKGVVYSHKMFEAQISALKHDYAIKPGERDLATFPLFSLFGPALGMASIVPDMDASKPITANPDFIFAAIEKYQCSNMFVNPALIERLGQAGSHSKHHLSSIKRVISAGAPATISSIKRFSSMLNDDVEVLNSYGATESLPLSKIGSQALFNTIDVTDNGGGICVGTAIGGVELAIIDIDEQPIKEWSEKLKLSANQIGEIVVKGPMVSRTYYHRETATLAAKINDGTATRHRMGDLGYLDDKGLLWMCGRKAHRVDAITADNSMQRYYSIPCERIFNTHPEIKRSALVGVVIAGKLTPLVCIELNQAVACSKSAILYAQLRELAGQHSQTQGIERFLIHADFPVDIRHNAKIFREKLAVWAQKQIKE, from the coding sequence ATGACAAGTCCGCTTGAGAGTAAGCACGTTGCTGCAAACCTTTGTCGCCATCTTGTCGACGCTGCCAACAACATTCCTGACTCTCTTGCGGTTGCTGTACAACACTCAAGTGGTCAGGCTGTTGAGTGCTTAAGCTATGAAGAGATGGACTTTCAAACGCTTAATGCAAAAAGTGACCAAATCGCTGCCGCACTGATAAAATTTGGCCTCACGCCGGGCATGAAAGCCGTGCTGATGGTGACCCCCAGTATCGACTTCTTCTGTTTGACCTTTGCCCTGTTTAAAGCGGGCATTATTCCTATTTTGGTCGATCCTGGGATGGGGGTTAAAAACCTCAAACAGTGTTTTATTGAAGCCGACCCCGATGTGTTTATTGGCATCCCTAAAGCACATATTGCCAGACGATTATTTGGTTGGGGCAAGCACAGCGTTAAACACCTGATCACTGTCGGTGGCGGCAAGCTGGTAAATAAGTTCACCGGCGCGATAAACCTCGAGAAAATCGTTAGTAAGGTCAGTGACGACCAAGCTTTTAAACTGCAGTGGTTGGCAGATGATGCCATGGCGGCCATTTTGTTTACCAGCGGCAGTACCGGCACACCCAAAGGCGTGGTTTACTCTCACAAAATGTTTGAAGCGCAAATTAGTGCCCTTAAGCATGACTATGCCATTAAACCAGGTGAGCGTGACTTAGCCACTTTTCCGCTATTTTCATTATTTGGCCCCGCGTTGGGGATGGCGTCTATTGTGCCAGATATGGATGCCAGTAAGCCTATCACCGCTAATCCCGATTTTATCTTTGCTGCGATTGAAAAGTACCAATGTAGCAATATGTTTGTTAACCCGGCATTGATAGAACGATTGGGCCAAGCGGGAAGTCATAGCAAGCATCACTTAAGCAGCATTAAGCGAGTGATCTCGGCGGGCGCGCCTGCCACTATCTCATCGATTAAGCGTTTTAGCAGCATGCTCAATGATGATGTTGAGGTGCTCAACTCATACGGTGCGACAGAATCCTTACCGTTAAGTAAAATCGGTAGCCAAGCACTGTTTAATACCATCGATGTGACAGATAACGGCGGTGGTATTTGTGTTGGCACTGCTATTGGCGGCGTTGAGCTCGCCATTATTGATATCGATGAACAACCGATCAAAGAATGGTCTGAGAAATTAAAGCTTTCGGCCAATCAAATTGGTGAAATTGTAGTAAAAGGGCCGATGGTCAGCCGTACTTATTATCACAGAGAAACTGCGACCTTAGCTGCCAAAATTAACGATGGCACTGCAACTCGCCACCGAATGGGTGACTTGGGTTACCTTGATGATAAGGGCTTATTGTGGATGTGCGGCCGCAAGGCACACCGTGTCGATGCGATAACGGCCGATAACAGCATGCAGCGTTACTACTCTATCCCATGTGAGCGAATTTTTAATACCCACCCCGAGATAAAGCGCAGTGCGCTGGTGGGCGTGGTGATTGCGGGTAAGCTAACACCGCTGGTCTGTATCGAGCTTAATCAGGCTGTGGCTTGTTCAAAGTCGGCTATCTTGTATGCGCAGCTGCGAGAGCTTGCTGGGCAACATAGCCAAACGCAGGGGATTGAGCGCTTCTTAATTCATGCTGACTTCCCGGTTGATATTCGTCATAACGCCAAAATATTTAGAGAGAAACTGGCCGTTTGGGCGCAGAAACAGATCAAGGAATAG
- the oleD gene encoding 2-alkyl-3-oxoalkanoate reductase → MFDNNSLVPPLTDFAALEQAALLNLKSHASHAFVTGAGGFLGKAICERLLAVGIEVTGFARGDYPSLSAMGVNMIKGDLADEAAVCAAMQGCDIVFHVASKAGVWGSKLSYFSPNVDGARYIINACKQSNISKLIYTSTPSVTFAGLDENGCDESAPYAEHYLNFYGESKAVAEKMMIAASGDKTAAGQVLQTVSLRPHLIWGPGDPHLVPRVLERAQAGRLKLVGKKDKLVDTIYVGNAAFAHILAAERLCAASAQSLQAPCAGKAYYLSNDEPITMAEMLNKILDCKGLPNVSKRVPTSIAYGVGVVLETIYRLLAKSEEPIMTRFVARQLSTSHYFDISAAKRDLGYSAIVSIDEGMQRLKKSLS, encoded by the coding sequence GTGTTTGACAATAATTCGTTAGTCCCCCCTTTAACTGATTTTGCCGCGCTAGAACAAGCGGCGCTGCTCAATTTAAAATCCCATGCATCACACGCGTTTGTTACAGGCGCAGGCGGTTTTTTAGGTAAAGCCATTTGTGAGCGCTTGTTGGCCGTTGGGATCGAAGTGACAGGCTTTGCTCGTGGTGATTATCCCTCGCTTTCAGCAATGGGCGTTAACATGATAAAGGGCGACCTTGCTGATGAGGCGGCAGTGTGTGCGGCCATGCAAGGCTGCGATATTGTATTTCATGTAGCCTCCAAAGCAGGTGTTTGGGGCAGTAAGCTGAGCTATTTCTCGCCTAACGTTGATGGGGCTCGTTATATCATCAACGCGTGTAAACAATCTAATATCAGCAAGCTTATCTATACCAGTACGCCTAGCGTGACGTTTGCAGGTCTTGATGAAAATGGCTGTGATGAATCGGCGCCTTATGCAGAGCATTATCTGAACTTTTATGGTGAATCAAAAGCCGTTGCTGAAAAGATGATGATAGCCGCTAGCGGTGATAAAACTGCGGCAGGGCAAGTGTTGCAAACAGTGTCGTTACGACCGCACCTTATTTGGGGCCCTGGGGATCCGCATTTAGTGCCACGGGTACTGGAGCGTGCTCAAGCCGGGCGCTTAAAGTTGGTGGGTAAGAAAGACAAACTGGTCGATACCATTTATGTTGGCAACGCCGCTTTTGCGCATATCCTGGCAGCTGAGCGATTATGCGCTGCAAGTGCGCAAAGTTTGCAGGCACCGTGTGCAGGCAAAGCTTACTATTTGAGTAATGACGAACCCATTACCATGGCTGAGATGCTCAATAAAATCCTCGATTGTAAAGGGTTACCCAATGTCAGTAAGCGGGTACCCACCTCTATAGCCTATGGTGTTGGGGTGGTACTGGAAACCATTTACCGTTTGTTGGCTAAATCGGAAGAACCAATAATGACCCGCTTTGTGGCAAGACAGCTCTCGACCAGTCACTACTTTGATATCAGTGCCGCTAAACGCGATCTTGGTTACAGCGCTATTGTGAGTATTGATGAAGGTATGCAACGACTCAAAAAGTCGCTAAGTTAG
- a CDS encoding GFA family protein, producing MQTASCNCGKLSLSVSGEPIRVSVCHCHACQKRTGSAFGVQARYALNQVAFNGESHHYQRVGDEGAVITFQFCPNCGGNLWFTMDLMPDVVAIPLGNFADDDVSKQQLAAPTVSVYQERCHDWVKLEGIEEVYD from the coding sequence ATGCAAACAGCCAGCTGTAATTGTGGAAAATTATCTCTATCTGTTAGCGGTGAGCCTATTCGAGTATCAGTGTGTCATTGCCATGCTTGCCAAAAGCGCACCGGCAGTGCCTTTGGGGTTCAAGCACGTTATGCATTAAACCAAGTCGCTTTTAATGGGGAGAGTCATCACTATCAACGTGTAGGTGATGAAGGCGCAGTGATCACTTTTCAATTTTGTCCCAATTGTGGCGGTAACCTGTGGTTTACCATGGATCTCATGCCAGATGTGGTGGCGATCCCACTGGGTAACTTTGCCGATGACGACGTATCAAAACAGCAGTTAGCCGCGCCAACCGTCTCTGTTTATCAAGAACGTTGCCACGATTGGGTAAAGCTTGAAGGCATAGAAGAGGTATATGATTAA
- a CDS encoding BCCT family transporter gives MNTRKDKYSIDNTDYTVGQDNIQKWGFDVHNPVFGISAALIGLFLIAILLVDPETSKSVLDGIKWQIIGAFDGLFMWSANIFVLFCLAMIVSPYGKIRLGGAEAKTDYSMMSWVAMLFAAGMGIGLMFWGVAEPVAYFTGWYETPLNVEPNTAEAAKLALGATMFHWGLHPWAIYGVVSLSLAFFAYNKGLPLSMRSVFYPILGDRTWGWPGHVVDILAVLATLFGLATSLGLGAQQAASGFHHVFGIDNGLMLQIAIIFIVTLLAIVSVIRGIDGGVKIISNVNMLLALALVLFVILVSFAVSMGTIPVTVMGYIENIIPLSNPIGREDEAWMHGWTVFYWAWWISWSPFVGMFIARISRGRTIREFMTAVLIVPTVVTTLWMSVFGGVAIDQIVNKVGTLGEKGLTEVPLAMFQMFDALPMGSILSLLAIVLVLVFFVTSSDSGSLVIDSITSGGKVDAPVPQRVFWAFIEGAIAAGLVWVGGSEAIEALQAGAISTALPFTIILLVMCVSLIMGLRTEKRPR, from the coding sequence ATGAATACTAGAAAAGATAAATACAGTATTGATAATACTGACTATACAGTCGGACAAGATAATATTCAAAAATGGGGTTTTGATGTACACAATCCTGTTTTTGGGATCAGCGCAGCCTTAATTGGACTCTTCTTAATCGCTATATTGCTGGTCGACCCTGAAACATCTAAGTCCGTATTAGACGGCATAAAATGGCAGATCATCGGCGCTTTTGATGGTTTATTTATGTGGTCCGCCAATATTTTTGTGCTGTTTTGTTTGGCTATGATTGTCTCTCCCTATGGAAAAATACGTTTAGGCGGTGCTGAAGCAAAAACCGATTACTCGATGATGTCATGGGTGGCAATGTTATTTGCTGCTGGCATGGGTATTGGATTAATGTTTTGGGGAGTGGCTGAACCCGTTGCCTACTTTACCGGCTGGTACGAAACACCGCTTAATGTAGAGCCTAACACGGCTGAAGCGGCTAAGCTGGCGCTTGGCGCGACAATGTTCCACTGGGGACTTCACCCATGGGCAATTTATGGTGTGGTGTCACTGTCGTTAGCATTTTTCGCTTACAATAAAGGCCTACCACTTTCCATGCGTTCGGTTTTTTACCCTATCTTAGGCGATCGTACTTGGGGCTGGCCAGGGCATGTTGTTGACATTTTAGCGGTGCTTGCAACATTGTTTGGTCTTGCGACTTCTCTTGGATTAGGTGCTCAACAAGCTGCGAGTGGTTTTCACCATGTGTTCGGCATTGATAACGGCTTAATGCTGCAAATAGCCATCATATTTATAGTGACTTTACTGGCCATTGTGTCGGTCATCCGTGGTATAGATGGCGGTGTAAAGATCATCAGTAATGTCAATATGCTATTGGCGCTGGCGTTAGTGTTGTTTGTTATCTTGGTTAGTTTTGCAGTATCCATGGGAACCATTCCAGTCACTGTCATGGGGTACATTGAAAATATAATTCCATTAAGCAATCCAATTGGCCGAGAAGATGAAGCTTGGATGCATGGTTGGACTGTTTTCTATTGGGCTTGGTGGATATCATGGTCTCCTTTTGTCGGCATGTTTATTGCACGTATTTCACGTGGACGTACTATTCGTGAGTTCATGACGGCAGTATTGATTGTGCCTACTGTGGTAACGACTCTGTGGATGTCAGTATTTGGTGGAGTAGCGATTGATCAAATTGTTAATAAAGTCGGAACGCTTGGCGAAAAAGGGTTAACCGAAGTGCCACTTGCAATGTTCCAGATGTTTGATGCATTGCCAATGGGCAGCATTTTGTCTCTACTTGCTATTGTATTGGTGCTGGTCTTCTTTGTGACTTCATCAGACTCGGGTTCACTGGTTATCGATAGCATCACCTCTGGTGGTAAAGTCGATGCACCTGTACCTCAGCGTGTATTCTGGGCATTTATCGAAGGCGCGATTGCTGCAGGTCTTGTTTGGGTGGGGGGCTCAGAAGCCATTGAAGCCTTGCAAGCGGGTGCGATTTCAACTGCCTTGCCATTTACCATTATTTTATTGGTGATGTGCGTCAGTTTGATAATGGGGCTACGAACAGAAAAACGTCCTCGTTAA
- a CDS encoding 3'-5' exonuclease, whose translation MRDFSNQDVLNWQAFLQIKAQESKDSRLTNFYDASTYHEEIKLKDIDFVALDFETTGLDANQNSIISIGLVPFTLQRIACRQAKHWFITPEDKLQEDSIIIHGITHSDLKGAPDLLRILEQLLDELAGKIVVVHYRRIERDFFDAALRSLINEGIVFPVIDTMQIEADIQQARPKKFIDWFRTPRTESIRLANSRSRYNLPTYPPHDALTDAIATAELLQAQIHHHFSPDTPIKKLWL comes from the coding sequence ATGCGTGATTTCAGTAATCAAGATGTATTAAATTGGCAAGCATTTTTGCAAATTAAAGCGCAAGAAAGTAAAGATAGCCGCCTGACTAACTTTTATGATGCCAGTACCTACCATGAAGAAATTAAACTTAAAGATATTGATTTTGTCGCCTTAGACTTTGAAACAACAGGTCTAGATGCAAATCAAAATAGCATTATAAGCATTGGTTTAGTCCCATTTACCCTGCAAAGAATAGCTTGTAGACAGGCTAAACACTGGTTCATAACACCAGAAGATAAGCTGCAAGAAGATTCAATCATCATCCATGGTATAACTCACTCTGATCTGAAAGGTGCACCGGATCTGCTGCGGATCTTAGAACAGCTATTAGATGAACTGGCAGGTAAAATTGTAGTAGTGCATTACCGTAGAATTGAACGTGATTTCTTTGATGCGGCGCTTAGAAGCTTAATCAACGAAGGCATTGTTTTTCCCGTTATTGACACCATGCAAATTGAAGCTGATATTCAACAGGCCCGTCCGAAAAAATTTATAGACTGGTTTAGAACTCCCCGTACAGAATCGATTCGACTGGCCAATAGTCGTAGCCGTTATAATCTACCAACCTATCCGCCACACGACGCCTTGACCGACGCCATTGCTACCGCTGAGTTATTACAAGCGCAAATTCATCATCACTTTAGCCCAGACACGCCTATCAAGAAGCTTTGGTTGTAG